A genomic segment from Paenibacillus sp. FSL K6-1096 encodes:
- a CDS encoding ATP-binding cassette domain-containing protein: MITVEHLAKAVGEDKAPVLQDISFQLEPGEFVALLGASGSGKSTLLKCLALREKWDRGNFRVDGSDIMKSPFTGKRKISREWAYLEQNAELNPNRTALKNVLIGQAAQTPLWRMVTGMVRSDDYMGAMDQLELLGLLDKAKLKAGQLSGGERQRVAIARALVHGAKVILADEPVTGLDPKSAENVLETLRGLCKETGLIVLTVLPIELAERFATRLWVLEDGRIKHDVKGRRLTSQERLHL, encoded by the coding sequence ATGATTACAGTTGAACATTTGGCCAAAGCGGTCGGGGAAGATAAAGCACCGGTATTACAGGATATCAGTTTTCAATTGGAGCCCGGGGAATTTGTGGCCCTGCTCGGAGCGAGCGGAAGCGGCAAATCGACACTTCTGAAGTGCCTGGCCCTGCGGGAGAAGTGGGACCGGGGGAACTTCCGGGTAGACGGCAGCGATATTATGAAGAGCCCCTTCACCGGCAAACGCAAGATCAGCCGGGAATGGGCCTATCTGGAGCAGAACGCGGAGCTGAATCCGAACCGGACCGCACTGAAGAATGTGCTGATCGGACAAGCGGCACAGACACCGCTGTGGCGGATGGTTACGGGCATGGTCCGCTCCGATGATTATATGGGCGCCATGGACCAGCTGGAGCTGCTCGGCCTGCTGGACAAGGCGAAGCTGAAGGCCGGCCAGCTCAGCGGCGGCGAGCGCCAGCGGGTGGCGATTGCCCGCGCGCTCGTTCACGGCGCGAAGGTCATTCTCGCCGATGAGCCGGTCACCGGCCTGGACCCGAAGAGTGCGGAGAACGTGCTGGAGACCCTGCGTGGATTATGCAAGGAGACCGGCCTGATCGTTCTGACCGTGCTGCCGATCGAGCTGGCCGAACGGTTCGCCACTAGGCTGTGGGTACTGGAGGATGGAAGAATCAAGCATGATGTCAAGGGACGCCGCCTGACCTCGCAGGAGCGGCTGCACCTGTGA
- a CDS encoding MFS transporter, which produces MLLPVLSILLEQQGISSSLNGLNAAALYVGSFAMTLVAERVLGAIGFKKLMAAGLALVLASLVLFPLLPGVKIWFVLRLLVGIGDSAVNYAAQLWVLLMTPAEHRGRNLSLYGMSYGLGFSLGPLGISLLRFGQAAPFLITALLFVLALLLVGWKLPDSRPEAMDHSEGQASRFARSYRLAWYALIPALLYGYMEASLNSSFPVYGLRTGFSADQIAALLPFAGIGGLLLQLPLGIWSDRYGRKAILISAGTGGGLAFVLLPLAGGHFWLTLVLLMVSGGLVGSFFSLGLSYAADILPRNLLPAANVVSSFHYSLGSIAGPGIGGLLLQFGWGGSVFAVMGGLYILFGLAGLLFSPRKTI; this is translated from the coding sequence ATGCTGCTGCCGGTCCTGTCGATTCTGCTGGAGCAGCAGGGAATCTCCTCTTCGCTGAACGGGCTGAATGCAGCCGCGCTCTATGTAGGCTCCTTCGCCATGACCCTGGTTGCCGAACGGGTGCTGGGCGCTATCGGCTTCAAGAAGCTGATGGCCGCAGGCCTCGCGCTGGTGCTGGCCTCTCTGGTGCTGTTCCCGCTGCTGCCCGGCGTCAAAATCTGGTTCGTGCTGCGCCTCTTGGTCGGCATCGGCGACTCTGCCGTGAACTACGCCGCCCAGCTCTGGGTGCTGCTGATGACACCGGCGGAGCACCGGGGGCGGAATCTCTCGCTCTACGGGATGTCCTATGGCCTCGGCTTCAGCCTGGGGCCGCTGGGCATCAGCCTGCTGCGGTTCGGACAGGCCGCCCCGTTCCTGATCACCGCGCTGCTGTTCGTGCTGGCGCTGCTCCTGGTCGGCTGGAAGCTGCCGGATTCCCGCCCGGAAGCGATGGACCACAGCGAAGGGCAGGCGAGCCGGTTCGCCCGCAGCTACCGGCTTGCCTGGTATGCGCTGATTCCGGCGCTGCTGTACGGCTATATGGAAGCCAGCCTCAACAGCAGCTTCCCGGTGTATGGTCTGCGCACCGGCTTCAGCGCCGACCAGATTGCCGCGCTGCTGCCGTTCGCGGGCATCGGGGGTCTATTGCTCCAGCTGCCGCTCGGCATCTGGAGCGACCGCTACGGCCGCAAGGCCATCCTGATCAGCGCTGGGACAGGCGGCGGCCTGGCCTTCGTGCTGCTGCCGCTGGCGGGCGGCCATTTCTGGCTGACGCTGGTGCTGCTGATGGTGTCCGGGGGACTGGTCGGCTCGTTTTTCTCGCTTGGCCTGAGCTATGCCGCTGATATCCTGCCGCGCAACCTGCTGCCCGCAGCCAATGTTGTGTCTTCTTTCCATTATAGCCTTGGCAGTATTGCGGGCCCTGGCATCGGCGGCCTGCTGCTGCAGTTCGGCTGGGGCGGAAGTGTCTTTGCCGTAATGGGCGGTCTGTATATTCTGTTCGGACTGGCCGGGTTATTATTCTCGCCACGGAAGACGATTTGA
- a CDS encoding DNA topoisomerase 3, which translates to MKTLIIAEKPDMGRNIAAAIEPKAKNYRSYLEGEQYIITWAIGHLIGLAEPEAYDAKYKKWNINDLPIIPEQFKLVPNARTLDQLKVIGELAKRSDLLVNSCDAGREGQHIFSLIQRHLKLSQPVKRLWISDLTPETIRKGFQELKDGSEYENLTKAARARSEADWLIGMNGSRAFTTRHNVLLSVGRVQTPVLALIYDRQKTIEAFSSLKFFEVEGHFTQKELTYKGMWQGDRLTDSAKAEALANKVKGKPARIGSYEVKETKEYPNKLYDLTLLQREANGKYAFSAKKTLDLAQALYEKHKVISYPRTNSNYVTEQNIPQMHKTLSSLQGTQYDEWVKGANRSLVHTGNKFICNPSKVEDHHAILPTGRKANGLSTDEAKLFDLIVRRFLAQFYPAAEYKVHTVITEVEEEKFKTTVKELLSLGWKVIYADQKKDKPKAKGKGKEDEEEEELEVNEPFSIDAGGDVLCSDAVVKEKDTQPPKHYTEGTLLKAMESAGKQIEDEELRDAMKDSGLGTPATRAATIERLKNVGYVEMQGKKIAITQKGRTAIELIRGAGVELLTSPEMTGQWERRLNEIARGTAADGQFMENVKRFASMIVDKVRVQSRAAKTSFEGDTPAKGSGGKGRSAAAAPRKTGERQAAADKRAASRKRSAPAASDGPKIIGSCPRPGCGGMIFMGRKGYGCSHYKEGCAFVIWKENHGRTLTDSQVKALIEKGRTGKLKLTGADGEPYEGKLVLENPDTGQLAVE; encoded by the coding sequence TTGAAGACACTCATTATTGCGGAGAAACCGGACATGGGGCGGAATATCGCCGCCGCAATAGAACCGAAGGCCAAAAATTACCGATCCTATCTGGAAGGGGAGCAGTACATCATCACCTGGGCCATCGGCCATCTGATCGGCCTGGCCGAGCCGGAAGCCTATGATGCCAAATACAAGAAATGGAACATCAACGATCTGCCGATTATCCCGGAGCAGTTCAAGCTGGTGCCGAATGCACGTACGCTGGATCAGCTCAAGGTGATCGGCGAGCTGGCGAAGCGCAGCGATCTGCTGGTCAATTCCTGCGATGCCGGGCGGGAGGGCCAGCATATTTTCTCGCTGATCCAGCGCCATTTGAAGCTGAGCCAGCCGGTGAAGCGGCTGTGGATCTCCGACCTGACGCCGGAGACGATCCGCAAGGGCTTCCAGGAGCTGAAGGACGGCTCGGAATACGAGAATCTGACCAAAGCGGCCAGAGCCCGCAGTGAAGCCGACTGGCTGATCGGGATGAACGGGTCGCGCGCTTTTACCACCAGACATAATGTTCTGCTCTCTGTAGGCCGGGTTCAGACCCCGGTTCTTGCGCTGATCTATGACCGGCAGAAGACGATTGAGGCGTTCTCATCGCTGAAGTTCTTTGAGGTGGAGGGCCATTTCACCCAGAAAGAGCTGACCTACAAGGGCATGTGGCAGGGGGACCGGTTAACGGATTCTGCCAAGGCTGAGGCGCTTGCGAATAAGGTCAAGGGCAAGCCGGCGAGAATTGGCAGCTATGAGGTGAAAGAGACTAAGGAATATCCGAACAAGCTGTACGATTTGACGCTGCTGCAGCGTGAAGCGAACGGGAAATACGCCTTCTCGGCCAAAAAAACGCTCGATCTCGCCCAGGCGCTCTACGAGAAGCATAAGGTGATCTCATACCCGCGTACCAACTCCAACTATGTCACGGAGCAGAACATTCCCCAGATGCACAAGACGCTGTCGTCCCTGCAGGGGACGCAGTATGACGAATGGGTCAAGGGGGCGAACCGCAGCCTGGTTCATACCGGCAATAAGTTCATCTGCAATCCGTCCAAGGTAGAGGATCACCATGCCATTCTGCCGACAGGGCGCAAAGCGAACGGGCTGAGCACAGACGAAGCCAAGCTGTTTGACCTGATCGTCCGCCGCTTCCTCGCCCAGTTCTATCCAGCTGCCGAATACAAGGTACATACGGTAATTACCGAGGTGGAGGAGGAGAAGTTCAAGACAACCGTCAAGGAGCTGCTCAGCCTCGGCTGGAAGGTAATCTACGCGGACCAGAAGAAGGACAAGCCCAAGGCCAAAGGCAAGGGCAAGGAGGACGAGGAAGAAGAGGAGCTGGAGGTCAATGAGCCGTTCTCGATTGATGCCGGCGGTGATGTTCTCTGCAGCGATGCCGTCGTGAAGGAGAAGGATACCCAGCCTCCTAAGCATTATACGGAAGGAACCCTGCTGAAGGCGATGGAGAGCGCGGGCAAGCAGATTGAGGATGAGGAGCTGCGCGATGCCATGAAGGACTCGGGGCTGGGCACTCCGGCGACACGTGCGGCCACGATTGAGCGGCTGAAGAATGTCGGCTATGTGGAGATGCAGGGTAAAAAAATCGCCATCACCCAAAAGGGCCGGACGGCGATTGAGCTGATCCGCGGAGCCGGTGTGGAGCTGCTGACCTCCCCGGAGATGACCGGGCAGTGGGAGCGCCGCCTGAACGAAATCGCGCGCGGCACTGCAGCGGACGGCCAGTTCATGGAGAACGTGAAGCGGTTCGCCTCCATGATTGTGGATAAGGTCCGCGTCCAGTCACGGGCAGCCAAAACCTCCTTCGAGGGGGACACCCCGGCGAAGGGCAGCGGGGGCAAGGGACGGAGCGCGGCGGCTGCACCGCGCAAGACGGGCGAGCGCCAGGCCGCCGCCGATAAGCGGGCAGCTTCACGCAAGCGCAGTGCACCGGCCGCATCGGATGGGCCGAAGATCATCGGCAGCTGCCCGCGCCCGGGCTGCGGCGGCATGATCTTCATGGGCCGCAAGGGCTACGGCTGCTCCCATTATAAGGAGGGTTGCGCCTTCGTTATCTGGAAGGAGAACCACGGCCGGACGCTTACCGATTCCCAGGTGAAGGCCCTGATTGAGAAGGGCCGGACCGGCAAGCTGAAGCTGACCGGGGCGGACGGCGAGCCGTATGAAGGCAAGCTGGTGCTGGAGAACCCGGACACCGGCCAGCTCGCAGTGGAGTAA
- the proS gene encoding proline--tRNA ligase, whose translation MRQSQLFVTTLREAPAEAETRSHQLLLRAGYIRQVAAGVYTYMPLGRRVLRKLEMMVRQEMEGSGAQEVLMPSLQPAELWQESARYDVYGKELMKLKDRHEREFVLGPTHEEVVTALVRGEISTYRRLPVTVFQIQTKFRDERRPRSGLLRGREFLMKDAYSFDTGWEGLGQAYERMYQAYERIFSRCGLTYKAVLADAGAIGGKGRNHEFMALCEAGEDTLLICPHCGYAANLEVAEAEACPQCGAGSLERCQGIEVGHVFELGTVYSEKLGASYLDAAGRSQPVVMGCYGIGISRLLSAVAEQNQDEQGLIWPEAIAPYNVHILVMSVKEEAQRELAEALYTQLSALGIDTLLDDRDERAGVKFKDAGLLGIPVVLVAGKQAAEQKLEYLDRRSGSKEVIELEEAVRRVSRFRA comes from the coding sequence ATGCGCCAAAGTCAACTGTTCGTCACCACGCTCCGCGAAGCTCCTGCGGAAGCTGAAACAAGGAGTCACCAGCTGTTGCTCCGCGCCGGATATATCCGTCAGGTGGCTGCCGGGGTATATACTTATATGCCCCTCGGGCGGCGGGTCCTGCGCAAGCTGGAGATGATGGTCCGCCAGGAAATGGAAGGCTCCGGTGCCCAGGAGGTGCTGATGCCTTCGCTGCAGCCTGCCGAGCTCTGGCAAGAGTCCGCACGTTATGACGTCTACGGCAAAGAGCTGATGAAGCTTAAGGACCGTCATGAACGGGAGTTCGTGCTGGGGCCGACACATGAAGAGGTGGTGACGGCGCTCGTACGGGGCGAGATCAGCACCTACCGCAGACTTCCGGTCACCGTGTTCCAGATTCAGACGAAATTCCGCGATGAACGCCGGCCGCGTTCAGGGCTGCTGCGGGGCAGGGAGTTCCTGATGAAGGATGCGTATTCGTTCGACACAGGCTGGGAGGGGCTCGGCCAGGCTTATGAACGGATGTACCAGGCTTATGAGCGGATCTTCAGCCGTTGCGGCCTGACGTATAAGGCTGTGCTGGCCGATGCGGGAGCGATCGGCGGCAAAGGGCGCAATCATGAGTTCATGGCGCTGTGTGAGGCTGGTGAAGATACGCTGCTAATCTGCCCGCACTGCGGATATGCTGCGAACCTGGAGGTGGCTGAAGCAGAGGCCTGCCCGCAGTGCGGAGCAGGCTCCCTTGAACGCTGCCAGGGCATTGAGGTGGGCCATGTCTTCGAGCTTGGCACGGTGTACAGCGAGAAGCTGGGCGCGAGCTATCTCGATGCCGCCGGACGCAGCCAGCCGGTGGTCATGGGCTGCTATGGAATCGGCATTTCCCGGCTGCTGTCTGCGGTGGCCGAGCAGAACCAGGATGAGCAGGGCCTGATCTGGCCGGAGGCGATTGCTCCGTACAACGTGCATATCCTGGTGATGTCGGTCAAGGAAGAAGCTCAGCGGGAGCTGGCCGAGGCTTTATACACACAGCTGAGCGCTCTAGGCATCGATACCCTGCTGGATGACCGCGATGAGCGTGCGGGAGTGAAATTCAAGGATGCCGGCCTGCTTGGCATTCCGGTTGTTCTAGTGGCTGGCAAGCAGGCTGCTGAGCAGAAGCTGGAATACCTGGACCGCCGGTCGGGCAGCAAGGAAGTGATTGAGCTGGAAGAGGCTGTACGGCGGGTGAGCCGATTTAGAGCTTAA
- a CDS encoding response regulator transcription factor, protein MSKVLILEDEESIRSFIVINLKRNGFEVLEAADGNEALHKLTTIHDIDIALLDVMVPGIDGFEVCRRIRETNERLGIIFLTAKVQEQDKVYALSVGADDHVSKPFSPTELIARIQSLLRRVNVHREQAAKVSFHSGPFTLDLISKQFKRSGEAIELTPTEFSLVQFFLEKENTPLSRDSLLDHVWGKEYMGDPKIVDVNIRRLRQKIENNPSEPEYLQTVWGHGYKWKGQAQ, encoded by the coding sequence ATGAGTAAGGTACTGATACTGGAGGATGAAGAATCCATCCGCAGTTTTATTGTCATTAATCTCAAACGCAACGGTTTTGAAGTGCTGGAGGCGGCAGACGGCAATGAGGCGCTGCATAAGCTGACAACCATCCATGATATTGATATCGCCCTGCTGGACGTCATGGTTCCCGGCATCGACGGCTTTGAAGTGTGCAGACGCATCCGCGAGACCAATGAGCGGCTGGGGATTATTTTCCTCACGGCCAAGGTTCAGGAGCAGGATAAGGTCTATGCCCTGTCGGTAGGAGCGGATGATCATGTCAGCAAGCCGTTCAGCCCAACCGAGCTGATTGCCCGGATCCAGTCGCTGCTGCGCCGGGTGAATGTTCACCGCGAGCAGGCGGCCAAGGTATCCTTCCATTCGGGACCGTTCACGCTGGATCTGATCTCCAAGCAATTCAAGCGGAGCGGGGAGGCGATTGAGCTGACGCCCACGGAGTTCTCGCTGGTGCAGTTCTTCCTGGAGAAGGAGAATACGCCGCTCAGCCGTGACTCGCTGCTCGACCATGTGTGGGGCAAGGAATATATGGGCGATCCCAAGATTGTTGATGTGAATATCCGCCGCCTGCGCCAGAAGATCGAGAATAATCCGTCCGAGCCGGAATACCTGCAGACCGTATGGGGTCACGGATATAAATGGAAGGGCCAAGCCCAATGA
- a CDS encoding thioredoxin domain-containing protein — protein MNKPKQSGNTKGNGRLLPMLLAVIVVLLTLILVFVLTGSKSSGTAELDNLPNYTDVKGKIVVDGLKYEKQPRLGSDEAKVKVIEFADFKCPACKNWTDTYLDTFIKDYVDTGRAQLYFMNFAFIDRDSYLAASAGEAIYRQSNEKFWEYLHKLYANQGDESKIWATQKFILGFVKDNIDGIDYEQFKQDLKNHTYMYDVKEDFKIAGAYGVNGTPKFMVNGVLLPDSSYEGLSAAIEAALSAAP, from the coding sequence ATGAACAAACCCAAGCAATCCGGAAATACCAAGGGGAACGGGCGGCTGCTCCCTATGCTGCTTGCCGTCATTGTTGTACTGCTGACCCTGATTCTGGTCTTCGTTCTGACCGGCAGCAAGTCCTCAGGCACGGCTGAGCTGGACAACCTTCCGAATTACACCGATGTGAAAGGCAAGATTGTAGTGGACGGGCTGAAATACGAGAAGCAGCCGCGTCTGGGCAGCGATGAGGCCAAGGTGAAGGTGATTGAATTCGCCGATTTCAAATGCCCGGCCTGCAAAAACTGGACAGACACCTATCTGGATACCTTCATTAAGGATTATGTAGACACCGGCAGAGCCCAGCTCTATTTCATGAATTTCGCCTTCATTGACCGGGATTCCTATCTCGCGGCCAGTGCCGGAGAAGCTATCTACAGACAGAGCAACGAGAAGTTCTGGGAATACCTGCACAAGCTCTACGCCAATCAGGGCGATGAGAGCAAGATCTGGGCCACCCAGAAGTTCATCCTCGGATTCGTGAAGGACAATATTGACGGCATTGACTACGAACAATTCAAGCAGGATCTGAAGAATCACACATATATGTACGATGTTAAGGAAGACTTCAAGATCGCCGGCGCCTACGGCGTGAACGGTACACCGAAGTTCATGGTGAACGGCGTGCTGCTGCCGGATTCCTCATATGAGGGACTAAGCGCCGCAATTGAAGCAGCCTTAAGCGCTGCACCATGA
- a CDS encoding ArsR family transcriptional regulator, whose translation MKYELEIDVSPVYELLDSFMLYVTKKWTSNLEIGTDWIREVDGRFTPQQLAALRQAAEWPFDDYDVLYAWAYSRGEASKVTQFLNELEVSSLEECLARTEPFFHNFSAEECARIKHGYTPLLRLWYEHYFRHVEHTILPLLIEDASEKKILESKMDMVPLIEYASGGIVIEDIPELKTIVLLPTVHNRPINTYCFYKHMMLVQYPVDVPSENEEEPPMVLLRLTQALSDPTRLKLLRFVAGEPKSLWDMQSELNQSREMLMHHLLSLRVAGLLRVHLRGEGTERYSIRPDGASELQMFLESYIRI comes from the coding sequence ATGAAATATGAACTCGAAATTGATGTTTCCCCTGTATATGAACTGCTCGACAGCTTCATGTTATATGTGACCAAGAAATGGACCTCCAACCTGGAGATCGGCACCGACTGGATCCGGGAGGTGGACGGCCGCTTCACCCCGCAGCAGCTGGCTGCATTAAGGCAGGCGGCCGAATGGCCTTTTGACGATTACGATGTGCTCTATGCCTGGGCCTACAGCCGGGGGGAAGCGTCCAAGGTGACACAGTTCCTGAATGAGCTGGAAGTCTCCTCCCTGGAGGAATGCCTGGCGCGGACCGAGCCTTTTTTCCATAACTTCTCTGCTGAAGAATGCGCCCGGATTAAGCACGGATATACACCGCTGCTGCGGTTATGGTATGAGCACTATTTCCGCCATGTGGAGCATACTATTCTGCCGCTACTGATCGAAGACGCCTCGGAGAAAAAGATACTGGAGAGCAAAATGGACATGGTCCCGCTGATTGAATATGCCTCTGGAGGCATTGTCATCGAGGACATTCCGGAACTTAAAACCATTGTCCTGCTGCCGACGGTCCATAACCGTCCGATCAATACCTACTGCTTCTACAAGCATATGATGCTGGTACAATATCCGGTGGATGTCCCCTCAGAGAATGAGGAAGAGCCGCCGATGGTACTGCTCCGCCTGACCCAGGCGCTCTCTGACCCGACCCGGCTGAAGCTGCTGCGCTTCGTGGCGGGCGAGCCGAAGTCGCTGTGGGACATGCAGTCTGAGCTGAACCAGTCCCGGGAGATGCTGATGCACCATCTGCTCAGTCTGCGCGTCGCAGGGCTGCTGCGGGTGCATCTGCGCGGTGAAGGCACCGAACGCTACAGCATCCGGCCGGACGGGGCCTCCGAGCTCCAGATGTTCCTGGAGTCCTACATCCGCATCTAA
- a CDS encoding HAD hydrolase-like protein, which translates to MKYLPQQIIFDLDDTLVHCNKYFDLILGRYFELMNGWFSAYGPSMSEFRSKQVEIDVETVSTSGLASDNFPKSLIATYRYFCGKYNRKPDALEEQQLMKLGMSVYDQEVEAYPGMVETLDTLKQDGHSLYLYTGGDDAIQQRKIAQMKLDEYFDDRIYIRQHKNVESLEQILNTYHFDRSITWMIGNSLRTDVLPALTAGINSIYLKQQNEWLYNLVELQREMQQSVMTISAINEVPPVIRMAALREHHG; encoded by the coding sequence ATGAAATACTTGCCGCAACAAATCATCTTCGATCTGGACGACACACTGGTGCACTGCAATAAATATTTCGATCTCATTCTGGGGCGCTATTTCGAGCTTATGAACGGCTGGTTCAGCGCTTACGGCCCCTCGATGAGTGAATTCCGCAGCAAGCAGGTTGAAATCGACGTGGAGACCGTCAGCACCAGCGGGCTGGCCAGTGATAATTTCCCGAAATCCCTGATTGCTACCTACCGCTACTTCTGCGGCAAATATAACCGTAAGCCTGACGCTCTTGAAGAGCAGCAGCTGATGAAGCTGGGCATGAGCGTGTATGACCAGGAGGTCGAAGCCTATCCCGGGATGGTCGAGACGCTCGATACACTGAAGCAGGACGGGCATTCCCTCTACCTGTATACCGGCGGCGATGACGCCATCCAGCAGCGCAAAATCGCCCAGATGAAGCTGGACGAATACTTCGATGACCGGATCTATATCCGCCAGCACAAAAATGTGGAATCTCTGGAGCAGATTCTGAATACTTACCATTTCGACCGGAGCATCACCTGGATGATCGGCAACTCCCTGCGGACCGATGTGCTTCCCGCCCTGACGGCCGGCATCAACAGCATCTATCTGAAGCAGCAGAACGAATGGCTCTACAATCTGGTTGAGCTTCAGCGCGAAATGCAGCAGTCGGTCATGACCATCTCCGCCATTAACGAGGTTCCTCCGGTCATCCGCATGGCCGCCCTGCGCGAGCATCACGGCTGA